aaatacttaaatatgataatttctaaatttgtattaaaaaagtattgaaacattaatattttaattttgaaatttgaattcaaaaatcgcacattagaaattttgtgtttatcatatgagtatgaattattaataagaaatatttgttttaaaatatactatatatctatgtccatgtcattgaaatttagttatataccatataaaatgactaaaattattgttttgatttatttaccaaaaaatatcgtaaataaacaagatgtattattttgatttatttttctactctaatttatttatatacataatacgtaaatgaatacaaataaataataatagataaaaactatttttatatataacatgttTTAAGCTAGTATGAGTAATAATCATATAATCAACTACGACTGTGAAGTGTGAACTAGTTTTTTTGCCACGATAGCCAAATTGTGAGAtgataaagaaacaaaacaattttaCTACGCATATTAACTTTTTGGCTTATTTgtcaaataaccaaaaaaaagagtaattaGATTTTTAGTAAGAAGTTAGAGAGAAATAGGAAGATAaataaggagagagagagttttttggttatatagtaggtttgtgtttttttttatggttataGGGGCAAATTTtccttaattaaatttttagagTCACTTTCAtctgttgtccaaaaaaaaaactcactttTATCTTTGTTCTAAACATAAATTTTCATTAAACATATAGGAAGAATCCCAATCCCGAATTAATATCATTAGATTTTGTCTATAACAAtttattttgatgatatttaAAAGTAATTACTTTTCCAAACAACTTGTTGGACAACTCAATCCACACAAGTTATCTCTGATCACGGTTCCAGGTTAAATCACTCTGTTAATCGCCAACAAGAAGCAATTTAATGTGTAACGCAGTATCTTACGTATAATACTGCAAACAGACATCAAAGTCCAAAAGTGTTGGTTCTCTTCTCCAATCGGTTATTACACATTTGCACACATAAGTATGTTCTCACTTGTATCAATCAGCATTTAAGTATGCTTCTTAACGTAGTAATATGAAAAACAGAAGCTAATACCTTGCTTGTATCATGTTAAGGAGAGATCAATACTGTTCTGTTATTATGGTTAAAGAAACTCGTTAGTCTAGAACCATAATGAAAATGTACGGGTAAAATCTATGAATGGAAGAAGTTTtgatgacaatcagcaaaaagAGACGAAAAGTATGATGTAAAACTTGTACCAAAAAAAGGTATGATGTAAAAgccaaacaaatataaaaaagtgtGAACCAATTTGTAAAGAacctcaaaaagaaaaaagtctCCTTTTTCACAGTTTAAAACTTAGATTCTGCAGTAGCCCTTCGTGAAGGAAGGTATAAAGATATAATCGAATAAACAGAAAgtcagaaaaaataaaactaaagaagAATATTATCATCTGCCGTTGCCGCGCGCCATTattatagcttttttttttttataaatcacaGCTTATATAAAAAGAGGTATCCTCACAACAAAATGTTTtatatcaaaaccaaaataagaaTCATAATCCCGAATCACACAAACACAACTCCCTTTTGTGTGTTTCCACTTGTAAACTGAACGAGTTAACACAAAGAGAGGAGCGTCTTCTGTAAGAAAAGATGCAGAAGGACACGGGAATCGCACAAGATCAACATCATCTTCCACCAGGTCAggatttttttgtgtttttattttttttgtatgttttgagAGATAACAATGAATCAAACATTTTTTCTGAAGCAAAGTAAGAGATATGTAGTACTTACCTCTCTTGGCAGGATATCCAGCCGCAGTAGAGGTCCCTGAACTGCGGGGACAACAagacaagaacaagaaaaagaagCTCGAGACAAAGCAGAGAGGAGACAAAGGCTTCATTGAAGGATGGTAAAACTTCAAGAACTGAACAAGAAGACAGATCAAAGACTCTGTTCCTGTTTTTTTCTAGCACTAACTCTTGTGTTTGCTTCTTCCTATGCAGTCTCTTTGCACTATGCTGCTGCTGGATTTGTGAAATGTGTTtctaaggaaaaaaaagaacactACTACAGTGTGTCAAGCTTCCTTGTGTATCTATTAGTGGCTTTTAATATTATCAACGATAGAGATTGCGGGGACTATATATGTGGTGTTTGTATGTATTCAAAAGAAGATTTATTTCCATACCACTAACGTAAATATCATCAAAATTTCAAAGTTGGTAATAGGCAGGATCGGccaaaaatcaaacaaaccaGATTGATACTGGGTTTATGCTTGTCCAATAAAGCCGGCTCAACATTCAAAGAAAATCCAGTATCATAAAAGTCATAAGATTTTGGGAAATCAGATTTTGAAACAACTAACTACTTCTtagcaaaaactaaaaaccacaTTTTCTTGGTTTCCTTAAGCGATgtactagatttttttttttcgttttctttttgttgaaatattaatatttctatatttatgcattaatatagtatagataaataaaaagagaTTAGTGATAATATAGTAACTATTCCAAATTACTAAGaatcaacaaatttttttgtctatcatttaaatttaaattctaaaactACAAAATAATCTGTATtagtaaaagaaatttaaaccttgttaataataattatgatatttttagttaaaataacttacaatcaaatttaaaaagaataatatttataacacagcttaatattactaaaactattacaGTTGAATAGTATTTTATCTAATAATGAACCGATggacacattttttttttaatttattaaactacaaaataacttattaaaaagtaaaactgattaataaaaataaatatattttaaaaatttagccaatacaaaaaattatgtaCAATTGTATTGATGTacgttttaataattttagctaGATTAGTggtaaataatgatttattacaCTACTATATTTGTACTAAGAACTTATAGGAAagttcattatatttttaattataagtatTACACATTTATTTGTGTGTAATTTATTgtctgtattttaaaatatagctattaatatttgttttataatatttaaattattttgaattttataaattgtttaagtatttttgatgaaattatATTGTGTTTTACTATttccaaaataattattttagatttgatAATATTTCATGTTATTagttaacaaaaagaaaactaaaaaccaaaatcaaaaattaccattcaattttttcaaaaaactaaaatctacaccaaaatgaaaattcaaaaactaaaaactagaaaccaaaaacagaaaactaaaaatcatctaaacaATCAATACCTAAGAGGTTGATTATTTGTTAGATTATACTCAAGTGCACTGTATGGAATGCATTCGAGATCAAATTTCCGCATCTTTATGGGATTCaagatagtttttattttatattttcaagtttttgctttaaaataattttattaaataagtttatgtgtgttattataatgttttttaattttccagaataaacattttactattaataatatttttaaaactaaaaaccaaaatctaaaaccatcattcaagtttttcaaaaactaaaaattttactacaaaatcaaaaaaaccaaaaactaaaaccaaaaactaaaaccaaaaacaatcatcacccaaaaaccttaaacaataaattttattgtttttcagTAGATTTAAAAGaatgaaaacataattttaaaaaaatatatatatcatattacataaaattgtaaatatcataaCACACGttataatcttttaaaattgtacaagaaaattatttatctcaTACCTGACACAAACATCTAAATAAATGGTAAGATTAATATAATATCAAACGCATTAGGGatggtttggtttagttttgatttcaatTCAGGTAGTTCTTATTAAGATTGTATTTTAGCAGTCGTGCCTATGCGAGGCCTAGAAGAGGTGAGCTAGGCGTTTGCACAAAGGAAGACGCTCGCCTCACCTCGCCTTTGCAGCCTCAAGCTTCAAGCAGTTTCATCGATTCttgcaaaaaataaatataagcaTATGAAATTTAGGTAATTATAGTTATTAACTTAATTTCTACTTACATTTTACATTACACATTAATTATGataagtatatatacatatacatatatatatatatataaaatatatatttacctcatgtttttcaaaaacctaattacatgttaattttttcaaaaaaaaaaaactaataagcTTAACTATTGAATAAAGACTAACCTTAAGTTTTCGTAGTGCATGGACGTGATTGCTCCTCTTCGCCTCCTCGCATGTCTGAGTTTTAGTAAAATagtaattaattaacaaaaaaacttcaattttttttgtgtagtttatgtttgtttttcaaattttctgaTATAGgaaaatatcaattttaattatattaaacataactCATCTTTCGAATTGGTTATTTCGAGTTGGCACTAACTATATGAAATCAATTCCCCTAAAAACATACCcatgaatttttttcttaatgatgAATAATTATGCTTTCGTaaactatgaaaaatattacagaCGATTATACAGCCAACAATTTCATATGCCTTATGCGGATTTACGTTTGACAGCACTTATAAGAATGACGATTAACGGTATTCCTTCCACcatattaaatatatgttttaagtaTTTTCTCTATAAATCTGTGTGATTTCgtcttttaatagaatttgaaACTCTGACTTCATGGCATAAAATCATTAATGAATTCTTAATCAAACCTCTAGACTAAGAAGATTTTCATGCACATCCATGAATCTAGGTAgctattttagatttttgactGTATTTTTGGGGGAATCTTATATCGGTTATGGACAGATTCGTCAACACCTCTCAATGGTAGTTTCTTTACATGGTAGTGAGGAAAAGTTTCCTTTTATTATCCAGTACGTAGAGATGACGTTGTACCTTGATTCAGATCTCCATTTTTCATTCAGATCTATTGGAATTTGGATGTATGAAATGTTTGGTTGGCGTTGTTAGTTGATCTTTATGCATTGGTTTTCATGGAAGAATTGAATAAAACCAAATATctctttttatatcaaatgagaATGTTTCGAATTTAAACATCTGCATCACttaatttggatattcaatCCTAGGATTATTGAAATACGGAGAAACTATGAGAGTATATTGCAAGAACAATTAgtagtttgatttgatttagaaaaaaagaTGTTAAACTTATAGAAATGGACTATTACTATGAACGTCTCATGGTGAAAGTTTGCTTTGAATTGCGATGAAACAGAATGACTGCGAGCTCAGAAATCTTACAAAAGATATTTGAGGTTTACTCACATTGATGATAACTGATCATGAAGATCACATTTGATGATAAATAAAGTACATAACAAATGTGCATACTTATATAGATATGGAATAGAGATGTATTCAATTGGTCTTTGTATATTAAAGTTTAGGCCAAGTTTTTATGTTTCATAGCGGGATAGAATCAGTCTAATGGTCGGCTTTCCCATCAAAATTTGGAATGATGAATGAAACAGAAGGACTGCGAGATCATAAATCTTTCAAACGATATTTGAGGTTTGCTCGCATTGATGATAACTGATCATGAATATCACATTTGATGATGAATAAAGTATATAACAAAATGTGTAGATATGGAATAGAGATGTATTCAATTCGCCTTTGTATATTAAAGTTTAAGCCAagttttttatgtttcatagcATGATAGAATCCGTGTAACGGTCGGTCTTCCCATCAAAATTTGGAATGGAATCCGTATCATGGACTATTACTATGTATGTCTCGTGGTGAAAGTTTGCTTTGAATTGCGATGAAACAGAAAGACTGCGAGATCataaatctttcaaaagatATTTGAGGTTTGCTTGCATTGATGATAACTGATCATGAAGATCGCATTTGATGATGAATAAAGTATATAACAAATGTGTGGATATGGAATAGAGATGTATTCGATTTGCCTTTGTATATTAAAGTTTAGGCCAagttttttatgtttcatagcGGGATAGAATCCGTGAACGGTCGGTCTTCCCATCAAAATTTGGAATGGAATCGGTAACATGGACTATTACTATGTATGTCTCGTGGTGAAAGTTTGCTTTGAATTGCGATGAAACAGAAGGACTGCGAGATCagaaatctttcaaaagataTTTGAGGTTTGCTCGCATTGATGATAACTGATCATGAAGATCACATTTGATGATGAATAAAGTATATAACAAATGTGTAGATATGGAATAGAGATGTATTTGATTCGCTTTGTATATTAGAGTTTCgatcaagttttttttgtttcatcgcGGGATAGAATCTGCGTGATGGTCGGTCTTCTCATCGGAATTTGGAAATGGCGAATAGAATGCATAACATTAGACTATTACTATGATACgtctcatggagagatgttaTTTTGAATTGCGATGGAACGGATGGATTGCGATcagaaattttacaaaagatattTGAGGTTTACTCACATCGATGATAATTTTGGATTTAGTTTAATGCAAgtttagatattaaatttaatgcacaaagaagagaaaaaggaaaatgaTAGACATTTTAGTCCACGTATCCTCAAAGGATCTAAGAAAATAAAGGTGCCAAATTCGAAAATATTCAAGATTGTTTCTTGAGTGAAACAAGGTAACAAGGTTCATGAAGAAGAAAACAGCTACCTATTTAGaattggagaaagaaaaaaaaacattttagattGGTGCATTTGCCCTATAGggatttcttttgaaaaaaatcctATGGCAGAAAAGTTTAAGGGGGAAATGTAACATGTTCTTGAATCATCAAGTATTAAGAACTTGGAAACTTGAGTTACCTGTGATCCGCTAAGAAGTCACCATAGTGGTCATCGTCGGTATTACGGTGGTTGAAGTCACCATAGTGGTCATCGTCGGTATTACGGTGGTTGAGGAAAACATTATAGTAGTAACTAATGAGATCCTTCTCACTTCTCCTTGGGAAAGCCTTTGAAGCATACTTCCAAAACCCATCACAACTAGACAAAGGAATTTTTTTCACAAGAGATTCAAACTTTTGCTCTTCCTTGGCCGTCCAAGATTTTGATCCCACCTCACCCATTTCATCAAACTTCCAAGTATAGAAAGCACCGTCAGTTTCCTTTTCTAGAAGCTCCCTTGCTTCTTTAATGTGTAGCTTCGCGCAATCAACTGATCCTGGATTAGCACAAGAGCAAGAGTCTGGTCTCCCTTCACCGACTTTTTTGTGGTGATCTTTCTTCTTTAGGCTATATGTTGGCCAAACAGCCGTTCCAATCCACCTAAGAGTGTCGGAATCTCCGGGACTACCGTAAAACTTCCCCTTCTTGGTAGACGCAATCCAAATAGGAATTTCAGCCTGGAAACCAGGACCGACTGGGATGACTGGTTTGGTTTTGTTAGAGCCAGTGGATACACCTTTGAGGGTCTTGGCGCCAACATCTTTACGGTTTGGTCGGTTTGAAGCAGCAGCAACAGTTTGTCGTGAAGAAGAGGAGGGATGTTGTGAGGATGGAACAACTTTTTGGCGTTTCTTGTCAACCCTTGAATCAATAGTATTCTCTAACGATCTTCCAGGAGGAGCTGTCGAGACTGCTGCACCATTACTCAGAGGCTGTTCCAGTGTCCTTTTGCTCTGGCAAGAGATAGATATTATAACCATCAGAGCCACCAAGACAGATGTCTTTTTGGCTGGTAGGCATTGGCATACTCATAAAGAGTCACCAATGCCTTGTTTCCATCTCTTTCAGACAATTCTCACGAGCTGTCTAGACTCTACTTATTGCACAGATATAAAATCCTAAAAGTATGGCTTTCTCTCAAGCATTCAACAATAGTCCGCATGAATGCGGAGTATTGTTGTCTTATTGCCCAAGATATAAAATCTAAAGTCAAAAAGAATGTATTACCTGGAAACGCCTGTCATTATCACCATGTTTAGCAGCGCCACCTGAAGATTCTCCTATGGCTATAAATATTTCTGGAGGCATGGgaaaaaactttaattaaaaactatattgtTTCCTTATTATAATTCTCACTCTGAATCTACGAGATCTAATCTCTAGCCACACTACTTATTACTGGAACCATGTGTATGCTTCCATAGTGCAATACTCGTGGTGATGAGTAGGATGATTGTTTAACATCAGAGTTTAGGACTTGCCCCCAGGTttttcattcatattatatgtacccaaaaaaaaatcataatacaTAACTCATGTTGTGATTTACTAAAACATACCAAATTTTCCAGAAGAGCTGTTGGTCAGATTCTGAGGAATGGTGCGCGGCGTTAAAATCACTTTCCTTGCCCTCTTCAATGCCAAAGCTTTCTA
The window above is part of the Brassica napus cultivar Da-Ae chromosome C3, Da-Ae, whole genome shotgun sequence genome. Proteins encoded here:
- the LOC111204221 gene encoding uncharacterized protein LOC111204221 isoform X1, with product MSCGAVRKVTRQDIKVVKASMEKEDNDDNLYKDCVKGGGGASVYITWLIGDKRPLHDVMGFKKEINDIKIDIALQWYVDVYSDTVLGYANGIHTVDGGTHIDGAKASITRTINTLGKKRKFVKDLDLSGEHIREGLTCIVAVVVTKPEFVDQTKKKLGNPKIREIVDKSVQEYLTEYFELHPDVFESIYTKSFKAYQKALALKRARKVILTPRTIPQNLTNSSSGKFEIFIAIGESSGGAAKHGDNDRRFQSKRTLEQPLSNGAAVSTAPPGRSLENTIDSRVDKKRQKVVPSSQHPSSSSRQTVAAASNRPNRKDVGAKTLKGVSTGSNKTKPVIPVGPGFQAEIPIWIASTKKGKFYGSPGDSDTLRWIGTAVWPTYSLKKKDHHKKVGEGRPDSCSCANPGSVDCAKLHIKEARELLEKETDGAFYTWKFDEMGEVGSKSWTAKEEQKFESLVKKIPLSSCDGFWKYASKAFPRRSEKDLISYYYNVFLNHRNTDDDHYGDFNHRNTDDDHYGDFLADHRHARRRRGAITSMHYENLRIDETA
- the LOC111204221 gene encoding uncharacterized protein LOC111204221 isoform X2; protein product: MSCGAVRKVTRQDIKVVKASMEKEDNDDNLYKDCVKGGGGASVYITWLIGDKRPLHDVMGFKKEINDIKIDIALQWYVDVYSDTVLGYANGIHTVDGGTHIDGAKASITRTINTLGKKRKFVKDLDLSGEHIREGLTCIVAVVVTKPEFVDQTKKLGNPKIREIVDKSVQEYLTEYFELHPDVFESIYTKSFKAYQKALALKRARKVILTPRTIPQNLTNSSSGKFEIFIAIGESSGGAAKHGDNDRRFQSKRTLEQPLSNGAAVSTAPPGRSLENTIDSRVDKKRQKVVPSSQHPSSSSRQTVAAASNRPNRKDVGAKTLKGVSTGSNKTKPVIPVGPGFQAEIPIWIASTKKGKFYGSPGDSDTLRWIGTAVWPTYSLKKKDHHKKVGEGRPDSCSCANPGSVDCAKLHIKEARELLEKETDGAFYTWKFDEMGEVGSKSWTAKEEQKFESLVKKIPLSSCDGFWKYASKAFPRRSEKDLISYYYNVFLNHRNTDDDHYGDFNHRNTDDDHYGDFLADHRHARRRRGAITSMHYENLRIDETA
- the LOC111204221 gene encoding uncharacterized protein LOC111204221 isoform X3 — encoded protein: MSCGAVRKVTRQDIKVVKASMEKEDNDDNLYKDCVKGGGGASVYITWLIGDKRPLHDVMGFKKEINDIKIDIALQWYVDVYSDTVLGYANGIHTVDGGTHIDGAKASITRTINTLGKKRKFVKDLDLSGEHIREGLTCIVAVVVTKPEFVDQTKKKLGNPKIREIVDKSVQEYLTEYFELHPDVFESIYTKSFKAYQKALALKRARKVILTPRTIPQNLTNSSSGKFEIFIAIGESSGGAAKHGDNDRRFQSKRTLEQPLSNGAAVSTAPPGRSLENTIDSRVDKKRQKVVPSSQHPSSSSRQTVAAASNRPNRKDVGAKTLKGVSTGSNKTKPVIPVGPGFQAEIPIWIASTKKGKFYGSPGDSDTLRWIGTAVWPTYSLKKKDHHKKVGEGRPDSCSCANPGSVDCAKLHIKEARELLEKETDGAFYTWKFDEMGEVGSKSWTAKEEQKFESLVKKIPLSSCDGFWKYASKAFPRRSEKDLISYYYNVFLNHRNTDDDHYGDFNHRNTDDDHYGDFLADHR
- the LOC111204221 gene encoding uncharacterized protein LOC111204221 isoform X4 gives rise to the protein MSCGAVRKVTRQDIKVVKASMEKEDNDDNLYKDCVKGGGGASVYITWLIGDKRPLHDVMGFKKEINDIKIDIALQWYVDVYSDTVLGYANGIHTVDGGTHIDGAKASITRTINTLGKKRKFVKDLDLSGEHIREGLTCIVAVVVTKPEFVDQTKKLGNPKIREIVDKSVQEYLTEYFELHPDVFESIYTKSFKAYQKALALKRARKVILTPRTIPQNLTNSSSGKFEIFIAIGESSGGAAKHGDNDRRFQSKRTLEQPLSNGAAVSTAPPGRSLENTIDSRVDKKRQKVVPSSQHPSSSSRQTVAAASNRPNRKDVGAKTLKGVSTGSNKTKPVIPVGPGFQAEIPIWIASTKKGKFYGSPGDSDTLRWIGTAVWPTYSLKKKDHHKKVGEGRPDSCSCANPGSVDCAKLHIKEARELLEKETDGAFYTWKFDEMGEVGSKSWTAKEEQKFESLVKKIPLSSCDGFWKYASKAFPRRSEKDLISYYYNVFLNHRNTDDDHYGDFNHRNTDDDHYGDFLADHR